Proteins encoded together in one Chitinophaga lutea window:
- a CDS encoding zeta toxin family protein has translation MPKLFIVAGCNGAGKTTSSFVVMPETLHCKEFVNADGIAAGLSPFNPESVAIEAGRLMLTRISQLMQAKEDFAFETTLSTRSYIQLIKKAKEAGYSVTLCYFWLSSPQQAQNRVRSRVAKGGHHIPGDVIIRRYERSVHNLTELYIPVVYKWVVYDNSDKNPELVAEGEKGYIREIHRFETWQRITKTHEIMEPATPRMSEFARTLTEALQKGVRKLVEYNAKLDQDMVYGDHNGNVYHVPAKEVLRQWEQEEK, from the coding sequence ATGCCGAAACTATTCATTGTTGCAGGCTGCAACGGCGCCGGAAAAACCACTTCATCATTTGTTGTAATGCCTGAAACCCTTCATTGCAAAGAGTTTGTAAATGCAGACGGCATTGCCGCGGGTTTGTCTCCCTTTAACCCCGAAAGCGTGGCCATCGAAGCGGGCCGCCTGATGCTCACACGTATCAGCCAGTTGATGCAGGCAAAAGAAGACTTCGCTTTTGAAACCACCTTGTCCACCCGCAGCTATATACAGCTGATCAAAAAAGCCAAAGAAGCCGGTTACAGCGTTACGCTGTGTTACTTTTGGCTCAGTTCGCCACAACAGGCGCAAAACCGCGTACGGAGCAGGGTCGCGAAAGGCGGGCATCATATTCCGGGAGATGTGATTATAAGGAGGTACGAACGCAGCGTTCACAACCTGACGGAATTGTACATACCGGTTGTCTACAAATGGGTGGTATACGATAATTCAGATAAAAATCCCGAGCTCGTAGCCGAAGGCGAAAAAGGATACATCAGGGAAATACACAGGTTCGAAACCTGGCAACGCATCACCAAGACACATGAAATCATGGAACCTGCTACCCCGCGCATGAGCGAATTTGCCCGTACGCTTACGGAAGCGTTACAAAAAGGTGTCAGGAAACTGGTGGAATACAACGCCAAACTGGATCAGGACATGGTGTACGGCGACCACAACGGCAACGTCTACCACGTACCGGCAAAAGAAGTATTGAGGCAATGGGAACAGGAAGAAAAATAA
- a CDS encoding LytR/AlgR family response regulator transcription factor yields MMKCLALDDEPLALEIIEDFVAKAPFPMQVKTFENAALALRYLQEEPVDLLFLDIKMPDITGIQFLKSLKHPPMVIFTTAYEEYAMDGFNLDVIDYLLKPIPFERFLKAVTKAHEYMQVPQPKSMEYDYIFVKTEYKIIKINLDDILYIEALKDYIKIYTLSQPVLTLKSLKAFESRLPKDKFMRVHRSYLVAMNKINSVERNTVMIANQSIPISEGYRDKFYDVITKYS; encoded by the coding sequence ATGATGAAATGTTTAGCTCTTGATGATGAGCCGCTGGCATTGGAGATCATCGAGGATTTTGTTGCAAAGGCACCTTTTCCCATGCAGGTGAAAACATTCGAGAACGCGGCGCTGGCCCTCCGTTATTTGCAGGAGGAACCGGTGGACCTGCTGTTTCTCGATATCAAAATGCCGGACATCACGGGGATCCAATTCCTGAAATCGCTGAAACATCCGCCGATGGTGATTTTCACCACGGCCTACGAAGAGTATGCGATGGACGGGTTTAACCTGGATGTGATCGATTACCTGCTCAAGCCTATCCCGTTTGAGCGCTTCCTGAAGGCGGTCACCAAAGCGCATGAGTACATGCAGGTGCCGCAGCCGAAGAGCATGGAATACGATTACATTTTTGTGAAAACGGAGTACAAGATCATCAAGATCAATCTCGATGACATTCTTTACATTGAAGCGCTGAAAGATTATATCAAAATTTACACACTCAGCCAGCCGGTGCTCACGCTGAAAAGCCTGAAGGCTTTCGAGAGCCGCCTGCCGAAAGACAAGTTCATGCGGGTGCACCGCTCTTACCTGGTAGCGATGAATAAAATCAATTCCGTGGAACGGAACACGGTGATGATCGCCAACCAGTCCATTCCCATCAGCGAAGGCTACCGCGACAAGTTTTACGACGTGATCACGAAGTACTCATAA
- a CDS encoding DUF4907 domain-containing protein, producing MMRTTKTFHRWVMLTVLPGAVFFSCKGKKDLLRLAPVHTGSSWGYQIFRNNRPVIYQAEIPAIAGHHPFSSKEEAMRVGRLVMKKLQHGESPAVSPRELDSMGIRPN from the coding sequence ATGATGAGAACGACTAAGACATTCCATCGCTGGGTTATGCTCACCGTGCTGCCGGGCGCAGTATTTTTTTCCTGCAAGGGAAAGAAGGACCTGCTCCGGCTGGCACCGGTGCATACCGGCAGCAGCTGGGGTTACCAGATATTCCGCAACAACCGCCCCGTGATTTACCAGGCGGAAATTCCGGCTATCGCCGGGCATCATCCATTCAGCAGTAAAGAGGAAGCCATGCGTGTGGGACGACTTGTAATGAAGAAATTACAACACGGCGAATCCCCTGCCGTAAGTCCCCGCGAGCTGGATAGCATGGGCATCCGGCCGAATTAA
- the glmM gene encoding phosphoglucosamine mutase: MALIKSISGIRGTIGGRPGEGLSPLDVVKFTAAYGTWLLRQNAENKKVVIGRDGRISGEMVKNLVVSTLNGLGIDVVDLDLSTTPTVEIAVKMEQAAGGIILTASHNPREWNALKLLNGEGEFISGADGAEVLELAANEDFVFADVSKLGTYRKDDSYLQKHVDLVVNYPLVDVKAIKACNFKVVVDAVNSTGAIYVPALLKALGVAEVEVLFGEVNGKFSHNPEPLPENLTALSNEVNKSEADFGIAVDPDVDRLCFVCEDGSMFGEEYTLVAVADYVLKHRKGNTVSNMSSTQALKDITLKNGGEYHPSAVGEVNVVTKMKAVNAVIGGEGNGGIIVPDLHYGRDALIGIGLFLSHLAQSKKKMKALRNSYPDYFISKNKIELDKGIDVKNIFEKIKGKYKKQPQNTEDGLKIEFDKDWVHLRTSNTEPIIRIYAESHNETTADNIARKIMQDIKEFI; this comes from the coding sequence AATTTCGGGTATTCGTGGAACGATCGGCGGCAGGCCGGGCGAAGGTTTATCTCCGCTGGACGTGGTGAAGTTCACCGCCGCTTACGGTACATGGCTGTTACGGCAGAACGCTGAAAACAAAAAAGTAGTGATCGGCAGAGACGGGCGCATATCCGGAGAAATGGTCAAAAACCTGGTGGTATCCACACTGAACGGCCTTGGCATCGACGTGGTGGACCTGGACCTGAGCACCACGCCTACGGTGGAAATAGCCGTAAAAATGGAACAGGCCGCAGGCGGTATCATTCTCACCGCCAGCCACAACCCCAGGGAGTGGAATGCGCTCAAGCTCCTGAACGGCGAAGGCGAATTCATTTCCGGCGCAGACGGCGCGGAAGTGCTGGAACTGGCCGCCAACGAAGATTTTGTATTTGCGGACGTATCCAAACTGGGCACTTACCGTAAAGACGATTCTTACCTGCAGAAACACGTGGACCTGGTGGTGAATTACCCCCTGGTAGACGTGAAGGCCATCAAAGCCTGCAACTTTAAAGTAGTGGTAGACGCCGTGAACTCCACCGGCGCCATTTACGTACCGGCCCTCCTCAAGGCGCTGGGCGTGGCGGAAGTGGAAGTGCTCTTCGGCGAAGTGAACGGCAAGTTCTCCCATAACCCGGAGCCCCTCCCCGAAAACCTCACCGCGCTTTCCAACGAAGTCAATAAATCCGAAGCCGATTTCGGCATTGCAGTGGACCCCGATGTGGACCGCCTCTGCTTTGTATGCGAAGACGGCAGCATGTTCGGCGAAGAATATACCCTGGTGGCCGTGGCCGATTACGTGCTGAAGCACCGTAAAGGCAACACCGTGAGCAACATGAGCTCCACCCAGGCCCTTAAAGACATCACCCTCAAGAACGGCGGCGAATACCATCCCTCCGCCGTTGGCGAAGTAAACGTGGTGACCAAGATGAAAGCCGTGAACGCGGTGATCGGCGGCGAAGGCAACGGCGGCATCATTGTGCCGGACCTGCACTACGGCCGCGACGCCCTCATCGGCATCGGCCTCTTCCTCAGCCACCTGGCCCAGAGCAAAAAGAAAATGAAAGCGCTGCGGAACTCCTACCCCGACTATTTCATTTCAAAAAACAAGATCGAACTGGATAAAGGCATCGACGTAAAGAACATCTTCGAGAAAATCAAGGGCAAATACAAGAAGCAGCCCCAGAATACCGAGGATGGCCTGAAGATCGAATTCGACAAAGACTGGGTGCATCTGCGCACGTCCAACACCGAACCGATCATCCGCATCTATGCCGAAAGCCATAATGAAACAACGGCCGATAACATCGCCCGGAAGATCATGCAGGATATCAAGGAGTTCATTTAA
- a CDS encoding sensor histidine kinase, whose protein sequence is MVSIRNIFRNRLVVICMHLAAWICIFLFPFFAYRIQVADRSFFIKEAINTLFLVGLFYLNVFVLIPKFFTLKRIGIYIACVLGLIIFIAIQQAVVEYRFMAAIMNRPPFLTAANDSTMVVQGGPAMHMVSFADDSAHLEAMPPGRAVGVTNVMYRLDDGDSMPVVAGMAGMAGPGITVHALHDGMGEAQLVAFRDSVMRRHPMHWRKRLYADWRRHGPSISDSFAKPVAMWAESVPARPFRDGVFMMRFFIPEMLRKSGTFALLMLFMSGFIKIGMEWFKSEKQREALKVANLHAELKFLKSQINPHFLFNSLNTIYSLAHRRSPETEHALVKLSTIMRYMIYQSNEDKVPLQTELRYLQDYIDIQRLRMTRNIPVEVLVEGVDGADLEIAPMLLIPFVENAFKHGISYTEPAYIHIRMHIGADGVFQLVVRNRVFRQRVAEKGGVGLNNVLKRLSLLYTDAHTITVREHGEEFIADLKISLKHDEMFSS, encoded by the coding sequence ATGGTCAGCATCAGAAATATTTTCCGTAACAGGCTCGTCGTTATTTGCATGCACCTGGCTGCATGGATCTGCATTTTCCTGTTTCCTTTCTTTGCTTACCGCATACAGGTGGCGGACCGGTCGTTCTTTATCAAGGAGGCCATCAACACATTATTCCTGGTAGGATTGTTTTACCTGAATGTGTTTGTGCTGATCCCGAAATTCTTTACGCTGAAGCGCATCGGCATATACATCGCCTGCGTGCTGGGGCTGATCATATTTATCGCGATACAACAGGCGGTGGTCGAATACCGGTTCATGGCCGCCATCATGAACCGGCCGCCTTTCCTGACGGCCGCGAACGACTCCACGATGGTTGTACAGGGTGGCCCCGCCATGCATATGGTGTCGTTTGCGGACGACAGCGCGCATCTCGAAGCCATGCCTCCCGGCAGGGCGGTAGGAGTGACCAATGTGATGTACCGGCTCGACGATGGCGACAGCATGCCCGTAGTGGCAGGCATGGCGGGCATGGCCGGGCCGGGGATAACAGTGCACGCTCTTCATGACGGCATGGGAGAAGCGCAGCTGGTAGCCTTCCGCGACAGTGTGATGCGCCGGCATCCGATGCATTGGCGGAAACGGCTGTATGCCGACTGGCGGCGGCACGGCCCCAGTATATCCGACAGCTTCGCCAAACCGGTGGCCATGTGGGCGGAATCGGTGCCTGCAAGGCCTTTCCGGGACGGAGTGTTTATGATGCGGTTCTTTATCCCGGAGATGCTCCGCAAGTCAGGCACTTTCGCTTTGCTGATGCTGTTCATGAGCGGCTTTATCAAAATCGGGATGGAATGGTTCAAAAGTGAAAAACAACGGGAAGCGCTGAAAGTGGCGAACCTCCATGCAGAACTGAAATTTTTGAAGTCGCAGATCAACCCGCATTTTTTATTCAACAGTCTGAATACCATTTATTCGCTGGCGCACCGCCGCTCCCCCGAAACGGAACATGCCCTCGTGAAACTGTCCACCATCATGCGTTACATGATTTACCAGAGTAATGAAGACAAGGTGCCCCTGCAAACGGAGTTGCGTTATTTACAGGATTACATCGACATACAGCGGTTGCGCATGACGCGTAATATTCCCGTTGAAGTGTTGGTGGAGGGAGTGGACGGCGCCGATCTCGAAATTGCGCCGATGCTGCTGATCCCCTTCGTTGAAAATGCGTTCAAACACGGCATCAGTTACACCGAGCCGGCCTATATCCATATCCGCATGCACATCGGCGCCGACGGCGTTTTCCAGCTGGTGGTGCGCAACCGGGTGTTCCGGCAGCGGGTGGCGGAGAAGGGCGGGGTAGGACTGAACAATGTACTGAAACGGCTGAGCCTGTTGTACACAGATGCACATACAATAACTGTCAGAGAGCATGGAGAAGAATTTATTGCTGACCTTAAAATTTCGCTGAAACATGATGAAATGTTTAGCTCTTGA
- a CDS encoding DUF4270 family protein: MQLQTIFLGIAAVCFFPACDKAGFSYENAAGGGNVQYTLIDTLSINMRTVQPDSVASSGTGMALAGGYRDAYFGNITTGSYFRVALPDSREIDDKAVFDSIELVMRPTGYSYGDTLPPQTFRLHQLTQPLELPEEYTVLFTHMRWPYNNTPLGVQQFDIRPTSGERLHLRLADSKGIELFNMLKDDVTDVSTDDLFHEYFKGLYLTGSNNTAVFGFEAKDSSLYLRLHYHVVTHEKEEKYLDFLLSKPGLQYNTVQADRSGTPLAALKPGTGLYTAETNNMAYLQSLTGALVRMDFPSLPSLQELGRYGRIMRAELVLRPVTGTYAREALPPQLNLGLADNFHYIAPGDSLAAGTGTVQHGALSVDKLYPENTVYTYDVTEYCKAMINADSYTYRGLVLCPPPGAYGAQLNRLVLGDGRNSKYRAQLKIYYLLYQ, translated from the coding sequence ATGCAACTACAAACGATCTTCCTGGGAATAGCCGCGGTATGTTTTTTTCCGGCCTGCGACAAAGCAGGCTTCAGCTATGAAAACGCGGCAGGCGGCGGCAATGTGCAATACACGCTGATCGATACGCTCTCCATCAACATGCGCACCGTGCAGCCCGATTCCGTAGCCTCCTCCGGCACCGGCATGGCGCTCGCAGGCGGATACCGGGATGCGTATTTCGGCAACATCACCACCGGCAGTTATTTCCGCGTGGCGCTGCCCGACAGCCGGGAGATCGACGACAAAGCAGTGTTCGACTCCATCGAACTGGTGATGCGCCCGACCGGTTACAGCTATGGCGACACGCTGCCGCCGCAGACCTTCCGGCTGCACCAGCTCACCCAGCCGCTCGAACTGCCGGAAGAATACACCGTCCTGTTCACCCACATGCGCTGGCCTTATAACAACACACCGCTGGGCGTACAGCAGTTCGACATCCGCCCCACCTCGGGTGAAAGGCTGCACCTGCGGCTGGCCGACAGCAAAGGCATCGAACTGTTCAACATGCTGAAGGACGATGTGACCGACGTATCGACCGACGACCTTTTCCACGAATATTTCAAAGGCCTGTACCTCACCGGCAGCAACAACACCGCGGTGTTCGGCTTCGAGGCGAAAGACAGCAGCCTGTATCTCCGCCTGCACTATCATGTGGTGACGCATGAGAAAGAAGAGAAGTACCTCGACTTCCTGCTGTCCAAACCCGGGCTCCAGTACAACACGGTGCAGGCCGACCGCAGCGGCACACCGCTGGCCGCGCTGAAACCGGGAACGGGCCTGTACACCGCTGAAACAAATAACATGGCCTACCTGCAATCGCTCACCGGCGCTTTGGTGCGGATGGACTTCCCTTCCCTCCCCTCCTTGCAGGAACTGGGGCGGTACGGCCGCATCATGCGGGCGGAACTGGTGCTGCGCCCCGTTACGGGCACCTACGCGCGGGAAGCGCTGCCGCCGCAGCTGAACCTCGGGCTGGCGGACAACTTTCATTACATCGCCCCCGGCGATTCACTCGCCGCCGGCACCGGCACGGTGCAGCACGGGGCATTGTCGGTCGACAAACTCTATCCCGAAAACACCGTGTATACTTACGACGTAACGGAGTATTGCAAGGCAATGATCAATGCCGACAGTTATACCTACCGCGGCCTGGTGCTGTGCCCGCCGCCGGGCGCATACGGCGCGCAGCTGAACCGGCTCGTGCTGGGCGACGGCCGCAATTCCAAATACCGCGCTCAATTAAAAATCTATTATCTCTTATATCAATAG
- a CDS encoding GH1 family beta-glucosidase produces the protein MNQFTRSDFGPDFKWGVAISAFQNEGAHDAHGKGVSIWDAFTARKGKIKDGTHARSACTFYELYLDDIALAKEMGFDVFRFSLSWPRIMPNGTGAVNQAGIDFYHRVIDACLAAGLEPYVTLYHWDLPQTLEHKGGWCHRGTVFAFESFAAVCARAYGHKVKNWLVLNEPFGFTSLGYMLGVHAPGKFGLSYFLPAVHHVALAQAEGGRAVRAEAPDARIGTTYSCSQIIPYTNNQNDLQAARRADALFNRLFIEPALGMGYPTDAFPLLKRIERRYALWRDWEKLPFNFDFIGLQNYFPLVVRYNAFMPYVQVSEVKARYRQVPLTALGWEISGQGMYSILQQFAAYKGVKEIMVTESGAAFNDVLQNGEVDDAGRIAYFREYLDAVLLAKRSGVPVTGYLVWTLTDNFEWAEGYKARFGLVHVDFENQQRTLKQSGKWFRELLKQPVRKGVQQL, from the coding sequence TTGAACCAGTTCACCCGCAGCGATTTTGGACCGGATTTCAAATGGGGCGTGGCCATCTCCGCCTTCCAGAATGAAGGGGCGCACGACGCTCACGGGAAAGGCGTGTCTATCTGGGACGCTTTCACGGCGCGCAAAGGCAAGATCAAAGACGGCACGCACGCCCGTTCCGCCTGCACCTTTTACGAACTGTACCTCGACGATATCGCCCTGGCGAAAGAGATGGGTTTCGATGTGTTCCGCTTTTCGCTCTCGTGGCCCCGCATCATGCCCAACGGCACCGGCGCCGTGAACCAGGCGGGCATCGACTTTTACCACCGCGTGATAGACGCCTGCCTCGCCGCGGGGCTGGAACCTTACGTAACCCTGTATCACTGGGACCTGCCGCAAACGCTGGAGCACAAGGGCGGCTGGTGCCACCGGGGCACCGTGTTCGCCTTCGAAAGTTTCGCCGCCGTCTGCGCGCGGGCCTACGGCCATAAAGTCAAAAACTGGCTGGTGCTCAACGAGCCCTTCGGGTTCACCTCGCTGGGATACATGCTCGGCGTGCATGCGCCGGGCAAGTTCGGCCTCTCGTATTTCCTGCCCGCCGTGCATCACGTGGCGCTGGCCCAGGCCGAAGGCGGCAGGGCCGTACGGGCGGAAGCGCCGGATGCGCGCATCGGCACCACCTACTCCTGTTCACAGATCATCCCGTATACCAACAACCAGAACGACCTGCAGGCGGCCCGCCGGGCAGACGCCCTGTTCAACCGCCTCTTCATAGAACCCGCGCTGGGCATGGGGTACCCGACAGACGCCTTCCCGCTGCTGAAACGCATCGAACGGCGTTACGCCCTGTGGCGCGACTGGGAAAAGCTGCCTTTCAACTTCGATTTTATCGGCCTGCAGAACTACTTCCCGCTGGTGGTGCGCTACAACGCGTTCATGCCTTACGTACAGGTGTCCGAAGTGAAAGCCCGTTACCGCCAGGTGCCGCTTACCGCGCTGGGCTGGGAAATCAGCGGGCAGGGCATGTACAGCATCCTGCAGCAGTTCGCCGCGTATAAAGGCGTGAAAGAGATCATGGTCACCGAAAGCGGCGCGGCTTTCAACGACGTGCTGCAAAACGGCGAAGTGGACGACGCGGGGCGCATCGCCTATTTCCGGGAATACCTCGACGCGGTGTTGCTCGCAAAACGTTCAGGCGTTCCCGTTACGGGGTATCTCGTGTGGACGCTCACCGATAATTTTGAATGGGCGGAAGGGTACAAAGCCCGCTTCGGCCTTGTGCATGTGGATTTTGAAAACCAGCAACGGACGCTGAAACAATCGGGGAAGTGGTTCCGCGAACTGCTGAAACAGCCCGTGCGGAAAGGCGTGCAACAGTTGTAG
- a CDS encoding formylglycine-generating enzyme family protein, with the protein MKQLSTLFSISLVLIFTACQPASRPADEKNIPPAVSILNPMVLIPGGTFEMGADDSSGMPDEYPRHTVKLDSFWLDGHEVTNAEFRAFVKATGYVTTAERPISAAEVQATLPPGATVDSNMLKPGSLVFVPTPGAVDLNDVSQWWRFELGADWQHPQGPGSSIKGKDNYPVIHISWEDAQAFASWAGKRLPTEAEWEYAARGGLKGQPFPWGSEAPQTGKAKANIWSGHFPYENTETDGFDGIAPVKSFAPNGYELYDMAGNVWEWTADWYNGNSYKQEKPGCRNPQGADVPDDPADPAQPKRVIRGGSFMCSDEYCRGYRVSARMKTTPTSGLSNLGFRCARSAYKNGQK; encoded by the coding sequence ATGAAACAGCTGTCTACTCTTTTTTCCATATCCCTCGTACTGATATTCACCGCCTGTCAGCCGGCAAGCAGGCCGGCCGACGAAAAAAACATCCCTCCCGCAGTGTCCATCCTCAATCCCATGGTACTGATACCCGGCGGCACTTTCGAGATGGGCGCGGACGACAGCAGCGGCATGCCCGACGAATATCCCCGCCACACCGTAAAACTGGATTCTTTCTGGCTCGACGGGCATGAAGTGACCAACGCGGAATTCAGGGCGTTCGTAAAAGCGACGGGGTATGTAACAACAGCAGAAAGACCGATTTCAGCAGCCGAAGTACAGGCAACGCTCCCGCCCGGCGCCACGGTAGACAGCAATATGCTCAAACCCGGCTCACTCGTGTTTGTGCCCACGCCCGGCGCGGTGGACCTCAACGACGTCAGCCAATGGTGGCGGTTTGAACTGGGGGCCGACTGGCAGCATCCGCAGGGCCCCGGCAGCAGCATTAAAGGAAAAGACAACTATCCCGTGATTCATATTTCCTGGGAAGACGCGCAGGCTTTTGCTTCCTGGGCCGGCAAACGCCTGCCCACCGAAGCGGAATGGGAATACGCCGCGCGGGGCGGTCTCAAAGGCCAGCCCTTTCCCTGGGGCAGCGAGGCGCCGCAGACCGGCAAAGCGAAAGCCAACATCTGGAGCGGGCATTTCCCGTATGAGAATACCGAAACGGACGGGTTCGACGGCATTGCGCCCGTCAAATCCTTTGCGCCTAACGGATACGAACTGTACGACATGGCGGGGAATGTGTGGGAATGGACGGCCGACTGGTACAACGGCAATTCCTATAAACAGGAAAAACCCGGCTGCCGCAATCCCCAGGGCGCCGATGTACCGGACGACCCCGCCGATCCGGCGCAACCCAAACGCGTTATCCGCGGCGGCTCTTTCATGTGCAGCGACGAATATTGCCGGGGCTACCGCGTTTCCGCCAGGATGAAAACCACGCCTACTTCCGGGCTTTCCAACCTTGGCTTCCGCTGCGCGCGCAGTGCTTATAAAAACGGCCAAAAATAA
- a CDS encoding Kelch repeat-containing protein, which produces MQIARHYGWILVGLLAACSKSDSDDDETGNWVEVQEMSAKPRSEAVSFVIGDTAYIGTGYDGEKYLRDFWKYTPARGWTQITDLPPAAPVRSSATAFVINGIGYVGTGYDNRDRLNDFWAYHPATGAWKPIKPLTHPNPAISLARRDAVSFTLNGKGYVTTGTDGSALKDTWEYDPVKDEWNEKQSFGGSKRHEAVAFVIGGKAYVVTGTNNNELKNDFYSFDGENWEKLKNISNTSDLDYDNDYDIVRTNAVAFVMNNKGYVATGSKSGLSTHCWEYDPVADQWTQRRDFEGTARTGAVAFTFANKGYVLAGRTSSMPLDDMFRFEPDQEYDEND; this is translated from the coding sequence ATGCAGATTGCAAGACATTATGGATGGATACTGGTGGGCCTGCTGGCAGCTTGTTCCAAAAGCGATTCCGACGACGATGAAACCGGCAACTGGGTGGAGGTGCAGGAGATGAGCGCCAAACCCCGCTCCGAAGCGGTGAGTTTCGTGATAGGAGATACCGCTTACATCGGTACCGGGTACGACGGGGAAAAATACCTCCGCGATTTCTGGAAGTACACGCCCGCGAGAGGGTGGACGCAGATCACCGACCTGCCGCCCGCCGCACCCGTGCGCAGCAGCGCCACCGCCTTTGTGATCAACGGCATCGGGTATGTGGGCACGGGCTATGATAACCGCGACCGGCTGAACGACTTCTGGGCCTATCATCCCGCTACCGGCGCGTGGAAGCCCATCAAACCGCTGACCCATCCCAACCCCGCCATCAGCCTCGCCCGCCGCGATGCCGTGAGTTTTACGCTCAACGGCAAAGGGTATGTGACAACGGGCACCGACGGCAGCGCGCTGAAAGATACCTGGGAATATGATCCGGTGAAAGACGAATGGAACGAAAAACAATCCTTCGGCGGCTCCAAGCGCCACGAAGCCGTGGCATTCGTGATCGGCGGCAAAGCGTATGTAGTGACAGGCACCAACAACAATGAACTGAAAAACGACTTTTATTCCTTCGACGGGGAAAACTGGGAGAAGCTGAAAAACATCTCCAACACCAGCGACCTCGACTATGATAACGATTATGATATCGTGCGCACCAATGCAGTAGCATTCGTGATGAACAACAAAGGTTACGTGGCCACGGGCAGCAAAAGCGGTTTGTCCACCCACTGCTGGGAGTATGATCCCGTAGCGGACCAGTGGACCCAGCGCCGCGATTTTGAAGGCACCGCGCGCACCGGCGCCGTTGCATTCACGTTTGCCAACAAAGGGTATGTACTGGCCGGCCGCACGTCCAGCATGCCGCTCGACGATATGTTCCGATTCGAACCAGACCAGGAATATGATGAGAACGACTAA
- a CDS encoding cysteine desulfurase family protein yields the protein MERIYFDNAATTALDKAVLDTMLPYMTEKFGNPSSIYSYGRESRLGIESARKSVARILNAHPGEIFFTSGGTESSNTAITAAIRDLGCRHIISSPIEHHATLHTVEHAHCKEDVKLSWVKLLPNGHVDMDDLRSLLANSTERCLVSLMHANNEIGNLLDLFAVGNLCKEYDAIFHSDTVQTVGHYPFDLRNTPVHFINGAGHKFHGPKGVGILYINENVKITPYVHGGSQERNMRAGTENLYGIVGFAKALELATENFEEHSRYINDLRMYMAAQLQEHVPGVSFNGDLFGRSLYTVLNASFPKSEKSEMLLFNLDINGICASGGSACTSGADAGSHVIRSINNDPNKVAVRFSFSRHNTKEEVDKVVMKLKELI from the coding sequence TTGGAACGTATTTATTTCGACAATGCGGCAACCACCGCGCTCGACAAAGCAGTGCTCGACACCATGCTGCCTTATATGACCGAGAAGTTCGGCAACCCTTCCTCCATTTATTCATATGGTCGCGAATCCCGTTTAGGGATTGAAAGCGCGCGCAAAAGCGTGGCCAGGATCCTGAACGCCCACCCCGGTGAGATCTTCTTCACCTCGGGCGGAACGGAAAGCAGCAACACCGCTATTACCGCCGCCATCCGCGACCTGGGCTGCCGCCACATCATCAGTTCCCCCATCGAGCACCACGCCACCCTGCACACCGTAGAACATGCGCACTGCAAGGAAGACGTGAAACTCTCCTGGGTGAAACTGCTGCCGAACGGGCATGTAGACATGGACGACCTCCGCTCCCTGCTGGCCAACTCCACCGAAAGGTGCCTCGTATCCCTCATGCACGCCAACAACGAAATCGGCAACCTGCTCGATCTCTTCGCCGTGGGCAACCTCTGCAAGGAATACGACGCCATTTTCCATTCGGACACGGTGCAGACCGTAGGCCACTATCCCTTCGACCTGCGCAACACCCCGGTGCACTTCATCAACGGCGCAGGCCACAAGTTTCACGGCCCCAAAGGCGTAGGCATTCTTTACATCAACGAGAACGTAAAAATCACCCCCTATGTGCATGGCGGTTCGCAGGAACGCAACATGCGCGCAGGCACTGAAAATCTTTACGGCATCGTAGGGTTCGCCAAAGCGCTGGAACTGGCCACCGAAAACTTCGAAGAGCACAGCCGGTACATCAACGACCTGCGCATGTACATGGCGGCGCAGCTGCAGGAACACGTGCCCGGCGTCAGCTTCAACGGCGACCTCTTCGGCCGCAGCCTCTACACGGTACTGAACGCTTCTTTCCCCAAATCGGAAAAAAGCGAAATGCTGCTCTTCAACCTCGACATCAACGGTATCTGCGCCAGCGGCGGCAGTGCATGTACATCCGGAGCGGATGCAGGCTCGCACGTTATCCGCTCCATCAACAACGACCCCAACAAAGTGGCCGTTCGTTTCTCCTTCTCGCGGCATAACACGAAAGAAGAAGTGGATAAAGTAGTGATGAAACTGAAAGAATTGATCTGA